Within the Medicago truncatula cultivar Jemalong A17 chromosome 4, MtrunA17r5.0-ANR, whole genome shotgun sequence genome, the region tagttaatgatataatagaaaaaataacattaatgtttcattgatattctaaagtgacatacaatttgggacaaatattttttctaaagtgacatacaatttgggacggagggagtatttggtTTAGCCCCCGGTAGCTcgttgaattttgtttttttttctcgtcatttatttaaatatagtaATACAAATGTGTTAAGCATAAACAAAGCATAAAGAAACTACAAAAGGTGCAAAAGGAAAAGATTTATAAGGATAAAAGTTAGAATAGAGTACAACAAAGGGAGGGTGGAAGAAATTAACATGCAGTATTGTAGAACCATTCTAGCGGCTCAATAAACTTATAATAAACAAACACATCCTTTGTCATAGGGGATTGGATATTTTACTGGTAGTACATTAGGTGCTGGGTGGTGGCAACATTAGGGAATCCTGCCCCATACCCAGCCCCAAGAGCACCCATTCCCATGGCTGCCCGCTTTACGGCATGTGCCTCATTCATTTTGCTCAAAGCCAACTGGCGTTCATACAATGCAAGACCGGCAGGTGAAAACCCTGGCACTGGTACATGCGTAGAAGCTGGTGGTGGAAGAGGAGTAGAGGCTGTTCCTGGAGGAGTAGGCTTGCTACCCCATGAACACTGCAAAATATCAATTTACAAGATTAGATAACAGATGCAACATTTTTACAGAGACTTTGAGTACTATGAAGCTTATTATATATGTTAGAGGATATGATGCAAGATCTTTGTGAATTAGAGACTTCAAATTTGTCTTTAAAAATTACAGATACTAATGAAACCTTTGATACGGCCTTTTTTCTGGTAATATGCATCTAGACAAAAAGCCATAAACGATAGACAGGTATCATGACAGGATATGCTAAATATAGAATACTCAACAGATAAATTATAATATCCTGCCAGTTGGCCATTTACCTTGATAGGTTTGCCAAACAGAAACCGAGTATTGCCCATCTGTATAGCAAGAGCTGCTTCACCATGGGTACTGTATCTCACAAACCCAAAACCTTTGTCTCGTTGCACCCTAACATCTTCAATAGTTCCAACACCAAGGGCATGAAAATGATGATGGAGATCAACAGAAGTAACCTGTGATTTCACAGACCATGAGAGCACAAGGCAACTTTAAAACAAACTGAATTTACAAGACTCTGCTATACATATTTTATATAGCTTAAAAATCTAATTGCTAAATATAGTACCGAAGCACTTTCGATCTATGCACACAGCAGCCAGAGTAGTTCATGCTATAGTAACTATAGTCTAAACCCATTTAAATAGACAGAGAAAGTACTCCCAGATAGATATGAATGATTAGTAAGGTAAAAAAAAGTCAGAAAACAGTATGGATCCTTGCCTCGGGAGCAAGATTGCCAACATAAACAGTGGTATATTGAGGATTCTTCTCAGGACTGTCATCACTGGTCATTTCCTGCGCTTCTTCTACAGAAAATAAAAGCCAACCAAGAAGTAAGCAGTATTCACCAAGCAAAATCAACAATCAGGCCACTATGATAGATTGAAAATTATCAATAgatgcacaattttttttttctctttcaaaaatgtcaACCGTGACATAAATGAAAAAACAGCACTACTACAACAGCATTCAACAGCTTTAAAGCTAATATTAGGATGACCCCgttaaaaaatcatttgaagCCAACAATtggaatatattttaaaaacaatgaagCAGTATCCGTTTTCATCAGAAATCATTGTATAATTTATAGgtgttatataaaaaataaaaataaaaaataaaaaaaacaatgaacacTCGAATTCACCGACTTCTAAAGCCAACTGCACACGATAAAAAactgagaaaaaaattaaaacactcTAAGAGGAATTTTTGTATAATAAACCCGTGATCTCACCAGATGTTCCACTAGTTAACTCCACAACACTTTTGGACTCTGAACTCTGATTTTCACCATTCATATTAGCTCCTTTTGTGGCCCAATTACAACGGATCTGTCTACTTCCAAGCCATTTACCTGAAGTGTcagaaaaacattaaaaaatctGGACACAGCTGAAGCACTAAGCGTCATtgactataaaataaaattaagaatacAGTAATTCAATGAACCACACATCCAACAGAATTATCGCTAATTTACTGGTATTAGTGAGGTGTGGACTTGCATTTCAAATGCTTCGGACCAtataaccaatcaaaatgttCGTTTATTTGATCATTCGGCATAAACAACAGCACAATTAGGTGCCCACCATCAGATCCCCCCTAGAATATGGTTTAACCATGAAATAGGCACCACATGTGTATTAATTTTCTGATATAATGTGATTCCATGTAAAAAAAGAAGTCTGGTTGGAGCTTGCAGCAGGATATGGATTTCAATGTTTTTAAACAATTTACATCTTAaaagttcaaaaaatataaatgatatggTGACAATCAATTACCATACATACACATTTCACTTCAActatgttgaaaacaaaaaatgaaaaactagtATTTAGATGATAAAAATATCTTACCAGTTAAATCGTTTATGGCACTTTGGGCTTCCTGTTAAATTACATACAAAACAAAGTCACCCAACAATTAGCATGGCAAACACAAAAATAAccaaagagagaagaaagataGCAAATGTAAAAAGTTAAGATTTCATGCCTGCTGATTtcgaaaagaaacaaatccaaaCCCCCTAGATCGGCCTGTCTTCTGGTCCCACATTACCCTTGCATCTCTGCAACAAACCAAGTGTCATGATATTAATGATTTGAATTGATTTCAAACACACATTCAAGTGTGAGTATTTCTAACAAAACATCCCCCTTAATAAAGCAggataacaaatagataaaagaaaatataaagggCATATAAAACTTACGAGCAGCTAGAATATGCGGAGAAGCAAGCATACAGAGTTGCATCTGTAACCTCGGGACTAAGGTCGCcaacaaaaatatgaaagtgTCCTAAATCCGAACGAATAGCAAAAGTAAATTTGTGTTCACAAAAAGACAGGCAAAATTAACTCGAAACGTACATAATCAGCAGAAATATAACCTGATGTGTCTTCTCTCTGACCACGAGTATAAGCCCAGTTAACTTTGATAGACTGCCCAAAACTGCAGACAATGTGTTGATTAAAATAACAACTAACAAAAACCGTTTCAATAACTACCGttaattaagaaaatacatACATATTCCTCCCATTGAGAGTCACAATAGCAATTGCAGCTGAACTGCGATCAAAGTAGTCCACGAAGCCATATGATGACTGCAGATGACAATATAGAGCAGATCATCATGGTTGAAAAGACAGGAAAAAAACATCACATGAAAAACCATATATAGCCAATTGTCTAGCCAAATACTTTTTGGTTCATaacttgttattaaaaaagCCAACAGAAAGTGTGAACTATGTAACTTTATCaatattccattttattttctctttgatGAGATCATTATCGACAAAGCTCACCTTTTCTTTTCGAATAAGCTTGCACCCTTCAAGGGCACCAGCACTTGAAAACAGCTCTTGAAGCAGGGGCTCTGAAACCTGAGGATGAATGTTGCCGACATAACTGCATTTCCCCAAAAGTGATTATTAGATATACaaaacacaaaatataaaaacaaagaagaacTCAAGGAGCCTgcggacaaaaaaaaaaaattgaatcccACTAACTACAAAAAAGTAGAAACAATTTACACTAAAGATTATTTTCGAGGCAATGAAATCAACAAGTCACTTAAGGCTGCTAAACTAGGAAAAATCACTAGATAAACAAAAAACTAAGGTTAAATTGCATGTTTGGTCCCttacatttatttgaaatttcaagttggtccctattttaaaaagtttgatGTTGGTCTCTTACATTACAATAAGTTTAGTATTTTAGTCAAATTTCCGTTTAAAACATCCACGTGGCTAACAGAGATGAACGCGCGGATAACTTTGGGGGTGCCACATGGACGCTTTATACAAgtttaattcaaaatttgacAAAAAGGGAAAACTTATGCAAACATCAGTATATCATAAGGTACCAAATTGAAACTTTCAAAACACAGGAGACcaacttaaaaactaaaataagagAAAGGGACCAAACATACAAATTTagccaaaaaaagaaagaacagtagaatatatttttttaaatgtaaaatataatGAAGTGTCTATTAATACTCACACACTGCGGCAAGTACTCGAATCAAAGCCAGGAGGCAGATTTCCACTCAAGATAGGCTCtatctgcaaaataaaaatgtaaaaaaccaAAGGAGAAAATCCTAAAAGCAAAATTATATATTCCCCTCTCTAATAatctaatcaaacaaaacttAAATACCCAATAATGCTGAATAATTCTTGGATGGACACTTAATTTGTTCgcgcacaaaaaaaaaaaaaaatacacatcgtataatcatttaaaaactaatgattatttaattaatattttttctactttttacATATGTGTGAACAAATGAAGTGTTTAATCACTTATGTCGGTGTGGTGTCCGACACCGGATACGCTTTCTATCAGAGCTAGCTGTCGGTGCTACAGAGTAGCTAAGGTTTAAACTCAAAAGTAAacagcaaaacaaaaaatggattTTCCCCAACGTGGACATCACATCAATTAACAATAACTGAAAAATGGAACCTGTGGAGTAATAAGAGCAGGGTGTTGGTAGAGAGAGTGTTGCTCAATCATTGGATTCTGCCTAAACTTCTGTGGCAACATCTTCAGTtctagggttagggtttgaagaGGTAATAGAAATGGGAAACgagaataaaatgaaaaactaaattacaaagagaaaagaaaaaaagaaaaaaaggaaagaaaaaaaaaagaaaaaaaaccctcGAAGAGAGGGTGAGGAAGAAAAGACAGACAATAGAAAGAGAGGAAGATGATACAGAATTGTTGTTAGGGGGGAACTGTTTCAGGGTCAGACTTTCCCTTTAATACACTCACTACCCTCCAAacttaatttaatcaaaatcaaggaTAAACACGGAAAACGATGTTATTGTCGGGACCACAATTGGACTTTCAGCCCAAACTACATATTGGGCTTCAAGTTCCAATGGCCCAACAAGATATCATGTGTCACACGTACTCATCGCTATTGAGTTAGTAACTCACACCGACAATGGTAAAAACACGTTGAAAAATAccatataactaatttttttttcggattttataatttgGACTAGACGTGGAGGGTAAGAAAAGAAATAGTCTAATCTTTCATATGTATTACATATTAATTAAGTTATTGGATGTGtttgatatgaaaaaaatatatattttgactggacaattttatttttactttgtttgaTCTAGACATTTGTCATGAGACTTGACAAAACAAGTAGCGagagattgaagaaaaatatgaattcttgTCTCTCACTAAATTGTGGGCCAATTTATTGTTTAGAGTACAAACtatcaaaaatatcaaaaaatattttttatgttccGGCATGCAAAAtattatctatctatctatcattTTCCAATATAATTTTTGTCATGTACTGTATGTCATGTACTTATTGTTTTACGAATCAAAGACaccatttatataatatatctaaaaaaaactcttatgAGTTCAACATTTTTCTACCGATCAATAAATGTTGATTCAGTTGATAAGGAGTTAGACTCATAACCCATTAGAATATGAGTTCAACTCTCATCGTCAGGGTGAGGACAAAGTGAACGCTCTTAGAACTATAAGAAATATATGAACCCCAAGacctaaaaaaatacatttttctaCCCCTTTGACTACTCATGAAACAATGTCTAAAATATAGGTAAAAAGTTGGGTCCTTCATATGTAACTGTTTTATTTATACCTGCAAGAAGcatatttcaaaattcaaattcttcaATAATTTAACCAGCCTTGTGAATACTACATATATTTGTCTATGGACCACACATTAAAAATGGATCGcacataaagtggtgagacCCACATGAGTTTCATCCAtatgatggttttttttttgtacaagatGCTAAAATATTCTGGTAATTAagaattcctttttttttttatacctttttaaaaatatttttaatttttataaaaaagataatttatttttagtgatttcaaatatataaacttttaGATATTGTTCAGTTGCAATTATGAAAGTATTTCATTCTCTAATGTTAGTAGAGTAATTCAATATTCTGGTAATTAACCTAAAATGTACTTGAGCCTTTGATCACCTGTACTATATAAAGAAGTATAGAAAGCAAtaaagttagttagttagttctCAATTATGTTTTGCTCCCTTTTACTTTACAGATGGTGCAATTGAAGAGGAAACCATGGAAGGCTGAAAAACAACCTTTGCAAAGTggaaaaacaatacaaaaaaggGAAAGAGCTCAAATACTAAAGATAAAGATTATAGTGAAATCATCTCAAAGGGGAATGAATTTTGGATTGGTAAAGgtggaataaataaattttactggAAGAAAGTCAGGTGCTAATTGTCAAAGTTTTGGTCATTTTGCATATGAGTGAAGAAGCAGCAAATCACTAAGAGCAAATGCTGATTATGAAGCACTAGTTGTTGAAGACCACTCAACTGATTAAGATCATGTAAAGATTAAAGTTATGACTTGAATGAAACTTATGCAAAAAACTTACTCTACTTCTAGCAAAATGTCAATAATCAACTCATTTATTTGTATTTCTTTTGGCGTTAACCCTCGCATAAGTAAAGTAagtcaataattattttacctGTTATTGTTTAAGTGGTGTAGCGGTTCAAATTTCTCAACTTAATCTTAAACTGGTCTACGGGTCAAATGGAGGACGAAAACATACAAAAGAAACCAGAAAATTGAAttcacaaaataagaaaaattaattacaggaaatatttcaaatcataattACACCCCTAAGCTAATAGACCTAGGATAGATCTATTATAGCCTTGGCACTGCACAAGTtgtaatataaacaaaaaaaggtTAAACTACTTAAAACTGCAATTGCTCTCATATTTACTGATATTTACGTTGATTTAGCACCTAAAACAAGTCATTGAGTGGATTCAGTAGGTTTTTTTTGGAGCAGAGTCGAAATCACTTCTTTGATATGGTGATTTGGCAGAAACTCTGCAAATACAACataatacttatatatatatatatattaggccAAACAACATCACTCAGGAAATATgcaaagtaaataacaagaggCCAACCAATTTGCACAATGGACTAgaattaaaattaagattttctTTACTAAGAAAATGACATTATGCATCAATTTCTAGTGACACAAGAGGCTTTGGCTCTTCAGCAAACCTTGAATTGGATGGAATCAGTTGGTatataaaatgtgatttttgagATGGACAACAAACAAGTAGTTGATGATGTGCATaagaaaaattacaacaatTCTTTGaaaagggaatattatattatatatattattattagaagTTGCATAGCCAAATTACAAAGTTGTCACAACTTTCATGTTGTTTTCACTATCTTATGCTATGATCCCAATTGTATTtcgaatattttaattaatgaaaGTCCTTGATTTTGCTTGCGTCGAaagaataatataatttatgCATCAAACAAATCTCATCACAAATTAGTTCTTGACGTTGAATTCACCCTTGATTGAGAATGTTTCAACATTTCAATCAAGGATAGACAGAGACATGGAAAAAGGATTTATTGTGCGAGCCAATTTGAGTTATTTAAGATTACATGTAGGCAGATGCAACATGCTATATTTCCTTGAATAAAAACTTTAATCTAATTTGCTTGAGAGGCATACCTGACATTCCTTTTCTCCATGAATCGAAGAAGTGAAGCTTTTCTAGCAATCACCATAtctttaaagaaataaaatttatgatcAGGTAAATGAGAAAAACTTCATCcctaatacaaaataaaatttattcatttgtttcaaaatattagTGATGAATCAAGAGCAATTACTAGTTAGTGTGGGAGGAGGTGGTTGAAGGACCCTATCAGGAATAACTGAAGGCCGAGTTTGAGAGTGCTTGCAAATGACTTTAGCTCTTCAACTTTCTCAGCAGGAAAATCATCCAACACAATAACTTCTCCATTATAAAACAATGTCAACTGTGCAGTTTCAAGTTCCTTAACCATTGAGTTATTAATTCTGTAATAAAAGAACAAGATTGTGTGTGAATCATTATGAAATTGAATCTTTTGTTGCACACAAGCAATGTGGCAAACCAAAAATAGTTAATTGAGTTCACTATTAAATGAAGAAGCACAAAAACATACCTTGGAGACAAAGAATCCACAGGTGTAACGTTTTTTGGTGTCACGTTTGTGGGAAATAAGTCCATGGGTTGTCCAACAAGTTGAATAAGGTGAAACTTGCAGtgtgacaaaaatatattaagaaatcaCTCAAGTTGAACCTAAACAATCGCAACTAGAAGAGATAAATATGGAACAATTGAAACACGGTTCAAACCATCAAAGACTTAGGTTTAAGTTAACAAACTATCCTAAATAAACGCAGGTTAGCGAAATCAAACAAACATGATGAGAAAAATGGGGTATCGTGCATGGATGATGTACGACATGTGACAAAATATTATCTAAGagctaaaatttaataataaaatatatttttttttaatgtgagaGATAAAATTGGTTAGATAGCGTGTACCGTGAGTTGTGGACAAATGACCTTTTTATACAATTAATGGTCTAGATGTTGAAATAG harbors:
- the LOC11440736 gene encoding oligouridylate-binding protein 1 codes for the protein MLPQKFRQNPMIEQHSLYQHPALITPQIEPILSGNLPPGFDSSTCRSVYVGNIHPQVSEPLLQELFSSAGALEGCKLIRKEKSSYGFVDYFDRSSAAIAIVTLNGRNIFGQSIKVNWAYTRGQREDTSGHFHIFVGDLSPEVTDATLYACFSAYSSCSDARVMWDQKTGRSRGFGFVSFRNQQEAQSAINDLTGKWLGSRQIRCNWATKGANMNGENQSSESKSVVELTSGTSEEAQEMTSDDSPEKNPQYTTVYVGNLAPEVTSVDLHHHFHALGVGTIEDVRVQRDKGFGFVRYSTHGEAALAIQMGNTRFLFGKPIKCSWGSKPTPPGTASTPLPPPASTHVPVPGFSPAGLALYERQLALSKMNEAHAVKRAAMGMGALGAGYGAGFPNVATTQHLMYYQ